A stretch of DNA from Myxococcota bacterium:
GATGGTGTGTGGATCGAAGATCTAGGCAGCAAAAACGGCACGTTGCTTAAAGACGAACCCATCAATGCACCAACCCTGCTGCAAGATGCAGACGAAATTCGTCTAGGAGACCTCAAATTAGGCTTCGTCGATTCGAATGCCGCTATCTTAAAAAGACTCAGCATCATGCCTGCTTTTCAGGATCAAAATCCACCCGAAACACCTGCGCCTGCCTCCGAAGAACCTGCGGCAGAAGCATCTGCCCCAAAACCTGCCCCGGTTGAGTCTTCCCCATGGATAGACTATGCCTACATTGGCCTAATGACCCTAGTGGTTATTGGGTTAATGGTAGGTGCATGGTTTTGGCTAAGGGGATAAAACAAGAAATTAAATTCGTTTGTGCAAGTTGCGGAACATCGTCGCCAAAATGGCTCGGTCGTTGCCCGGGTTGTCAGACATGGAATTCCATGACCGAAGAGGTCACCCAAGTCGGCCCTAAAAATCAGGGCTCGTCCAAAATCACAGCCCCGCAGCGCATCACTGATGTCCTTCACGAAACCAATCAACGCTTCCCCTTTGGGCAAAGCGAACTAGATCGAGTACTCGGCGGCGGCTTAGTCCCCGGCTCAGTAATCCTCTTAGGCGGCGAGCCCGGCATCGGCAAAAGCACATTGCTGCTCACCTGCGCTCACAAAATGGCATCTCTAGGCAGGACAGTTTTATACGTGTCAGGCGAAGAGTCTATGTCTCAGGTCCGCATGACTGCTGAGCGCCTAAACGCCCTTCACGAAAATCTCTACTTACTCTCCGAAACCAACTTAGGCAGCGCTCTGGCAGCCATCGAGCAAATCAAGCCCCACATGCTGGTGCTTGACTCCGTGCAAACCGTATTTGCGCCCGAACTAGAATCTGCGCCCGGTTCAGTGAGCC
This window harbors:
- a CDS encoding FHA domain-containing protein, which translates into the protein MDLTEPYYLIYLNGPLSGQKIALDPKKPELIIGRSAEADIVIDSKNVSRKQAKIKQDVDGVWIEDLGSKNGTLLKDEPINAPTLLQDADEIRLGDLKLGFVDSNAAILKRLSIMPAFQDQNPPETPAPASEEPAAEASAPKPAPVESSPWIDYAYIGLMTLVVIGLMVGAWFWLRG